A single region of the Triticum dicoccoides isolate Atlit2015 ecotype Zavitan chromosome 2B, WEW_v2.0, whole genome shotgun sequence genome encodes:
- the LOC119363261 gene encoding mavicyanin-like, giving the protein MAALRRGSAVALAAAAMFAGMASAAVYEVGDKVGWTIMGNPNYGAWAASKKFSVGDTLVFTYNKQFHNVIAVSKADYKNCNVTKPTATWATGKDSVVLNTTGHHYFLCGFPGHCAIGQKVDVRVLSSAAPSTAPAMTPAPAAAGGGSAGRAGAAPSPHANAAPAVSSSFAVTVAAAVLSVAAAGLNLL; this is encoded by the exons ATGGCCGCGCTGAGGAGAGGTTCGGCCGTGGCCTTGGCGGCTGCGGCGATGTTTGCCGGGATGGCGTCGGCGGCCGTGTACGAGGTGGGCGACAAGGTCGGGTGGACCATCATGGGCAACCCCAACTACGGCGCCTGGGCCGCCTCCAAGAAGTTCAGCGTCGGCGACACCCTTG TGTTCACCTACAACAAGCAGTTCCACAACGTGATCGCGGTGAGCAAGGCGGACTACAAGAACTGCAACGTGACCAAGCCGACGGCCACCTGGGCCACGGGCAAGGACTCCGTCGTCCTCAACACCACCGGCCACCACTACTTCCTCTGCGGCTTCCCGGGGCACTGCGCCATCGGGCAGAAGGTCGACGTCCGCGTGCTCTCCTCTGCTGCCCCTTCCACCGCGCCCGCAATGACGCCCGCCCCGGCAGCCGCGGGTGGCGGCTCAGCCGGCCGCGCCGGCGCCGCGCCCTCGCCGCACGCCAACGCCGCGCCGGCCGTCAGCAGCTCCTTCGCCGTGACGGTCGCCGCTGCCGTGCTGTCCGTGGCCGCTGCCGGATTAAACCTGCTGTAG